Proteins encoded together in one Hevea brasiliensis isolate MT/VB/25A 57/8 chromosome 16, ASM3005281v1, whole genome shotgun sequence window:
- the LOC110636010 gene encoding uncharacterized protein C57A10.07 — MSWICFMMNIYANSPKSFNAYPRGEFDLESGTIKRLRKSKKSSLHPLKMLKSLANRLHYYYKLHPLLVFIISLSLGITILVVLSLYESRYRAMNSHPKLVMSSNAYPFAKLKNLIMVAGHSVYTSSKCEKVDREDSWFLESYQRNPGQAATFVTHIQEGIEIAAKDDGALLLFSGGETRKDAGPRSEAQSYWTVAESKGWFGNEESVRWRALTEEHARDSFENLLFSVCRFRELTGTYPENITVVSYDFKKERFSHLHRSAIRFPDLRFFYNGTPATSTSKEAALKGEALVRAQFEEDPYGCRGTLWRKKLGRDPFHRSIPYPNGCPEIEGLFRYCGAAPYPGSLPWAN; from the exons ATGAGCTGGATTTGCTTTATGATGAACATATATGCAAATAGTCCTAAATCTTTCAATGCATATCCAAGAGGTGAATTCGATTTAGAATCAGGAACCATCAAAAGACTCAGAAAGTCAAAAAAATCCTCACTTCACCCCTTAAAAATGCTCAAATCTTTGGCTAACCGGCTTCACTATTATTACAAGCTGCACCCACTTCTTGTATTTATCATTTCCTTGTCTTTGGGGATCACTATTCTTGTTGTTTTGTCTCTGTATGAGAGCCGGTATCGAGCAATGAATAGTCACCCGAAATTGGTTATGAGTTCGAATGCTTATCCTTTCGCTAAGCTTAAAAATCTTATAATGGTTGCTGGGCATTCGGTGTATACCAGCAGTAAATGTGAGAAAGTTGATAGGGAGGACTCTTGGTTTTTGGAGTCCTATCAGAGAAATCCTGGACAGGCTGCTACTTTTGTGACTCATATACAAGAGGGAATTGAAATTGCAGCAAAGGATGATGGGGCTTTGCTTTTGTTTAGTGGTGGTGAGACTCGAAAAGATGCTGGTCCGCGTAGTGAAGCACAGAGTTATTGGACTGTTGCTGAATCAAAAGGATGGTTTG GCAATGAGGAAAGCGTGAGATGGAGGGCATTGACAGAAGAACATGCAAGAGATAGTTTTGAGAATCTTCTCTTTAGTGTATGCCGGTTCCGAGAGCTTACTGGCACATATCCTGAAAACATAACA GTTGTAAGTTATGACTTCAAGAAAGAAAGATTTTCACACTTGCATCGCTCTGCAATTCGCTTTCCGGATTTGAGATTCTTTTACAATGGCACCCCAGCAACATCAACTTCCAAAGAAGCAGCTTTGAAAGGTGAGGCATTGGTGAGGGCTCAATTTGAAGAAGATCCGTATGGATGTAGAGGTACACTTTGGCGTAAAAAACTTGGGCGTGATCCCTTTCATCGATCAATCCCTTATCCCAATGGTTGCCCTGAAATTGAAGGTTTATTCAGATATTGTGGAGCAGCTCCTTACCCAGGTTCCCTTCCTTGGGCTAATTAA
- the LOC110636021 gene encoding pathogen-related protein produces the protein MAIASAVEGDKYRSFLHGEEEKNTKWRFGGPPNYDTVNKLFEDGRTKVWPPGSLEEKVQNLVKTWEMELFHKACVDDYKSIDPKKYTFSLNGRKPLTLEETFKLGGGYNAFMQTSLPVKFRAYDPEKETVDSAHMAFTTAFPRGFALEVLQVYSGPPVIVYKFRHWAYMEGPFKGYAPTGELVEFYGMSIFEVDELMKVVKVEFFFNGGELLGGLMKGAALHDSTIDAASSCPFLKGTG, from the exons ATGGCAATAGCTTCTGCTGTTGAGGGAGACAAATATCGTTCTTTCTTGCacggagaagaagagaagaacacCAAATGGAGATTTGGAGGCCCTCCAAACTATGATACTGTTAACAAACTCTTTGAAGATGGCAGAACTAAGGTATGGCCTCCCGGTTCACTTGAAGAGAAAGTGCAGAACCTAGTGAAGACATGGGAAATGGAGCTTTTCCACAAGGCTTGCGTTGATGACTATAAATCAATCGATCCAAAGAAGTATACTTTCAGCCTAAATG GAAGGAAACCTTTAACTTTGGAAGAAACGTTCAAGCTTGGTGGAGGCTACAACGCCTTTATGCAGACCTCCTTACCAGTGAAGTTCCGGGCCTATGACCCTGAAAAGGAAACTGTGGATTCAGCTCATATGGCTTTTACAACAGCATTTCCTAGAGGGTTTGCTTTGGAAGTTCTCCAAGTTTATTCAGGGCCACCAGTAATTGTGTACAAGTTCAGGCACTGGGCTTACATGGAAGGTCCTTTCAAGGGCTATGCTCCTACTGGAGAATTGGTAGAATTCTATGGGATGTCTATTTTTGAG GTGGATGAACTCATGAAAGTTGTGAAGGTAGAGTTCTTTTTCAATGGTGGAGAACTGCTCGGAGGTCTTATGAAGGGTGCTGCCTTGCATGATTCAACCATAGATGCAGCTTCAAGCTGCCCTTTCTTGAAGGGCACAGGGTAG